One window of Chryseobacterium indologenes genomic DNA carries:
- a CDS encoding DUF7674 family protein, producing the protein MMKVQMQTINQKIAVEYLKFFYPPLRNEITQLSVQDNFAGIMQATVNYLKKLLQESKISIIAHHLKLMDSIYKNGDSYVRTMIENLFVRSFESFKKHAKIQHWKLLYQYMPVSFQIIYNEQQKQDMIYFGK; encoded by the coding sequence ATGATGAAAGTACAAATGCAAACTATTAATCAAAAAATAGCTGTTGAATACTTAAAATTTTTCTATCCGCCACTTCGCAATGAAATCACACAGTTGTCTGTTCAGGACAATTTCGCTGGAATCATGCAGGCTACCGTGAATTATCTGAAGAAGCTTTTACAGGAATCTAAAATCAGTATTATTGCCCATCATCTTAAACTGATGGACTCAATCTATAAAAACGGGGATTCTTATGTAAGAACCATGATTGAAAACCTGTTTGTAAGATCTTTTGAAAGTTTCAAGAAACACGCAAAAATTCAACACTGGAAACTCCTTTATCAATATATGCCTGTAAGCTTCCAGATCATTTATAATGAACAGCAGAAGCAGGATATGATATATTTTGGAAAATAA
- a CDS encoding thioredoxin family protein yields the protein MKYSKIIIVVALFLFQLGAAQEKADVVLNKAFTEAKTGKKNVLLVFHASWCKWCKMMEKNMDLPEAKPIFDKRFVTAYVDVQERGDKKSLENPGGQELMNKYKGENAGLPFWLILNPKGEVLADSFDAKGENLGSPATPEEVTAFIAKLEKSSKLSKEESQIIEKVFVKK from the coding sequence ATGAAATACTCTAAAATTATTATCGTTGTTGCGCTGTTTTTATTTCAGTTAGGAGCAGCACAGGAAAAAGCAGATGTTGTATTAAATAAAGCTTTCACGGAGGCTAAAACAGGGAAGAAAAATGTTTTACTGGTATTCCATGCTTCATGGTGTAAATGGTGCAAGATGATGGAAAAAAACATGGATCTTCCTGAAGCTAAACCTATTTTTGATAAAAGATTTGTCACTGCTTATGTGGATGTTCAGGAAAGAGGAGATAAAAAAAGTCTTGAAAACCCTGGCGGACAGGAACTGATGAATAAATATAAAGGGGAAAATGCCGGACTTCCTTTCTGGCTGATTCTAAATCCAAAAGGAGAAGTACTGGCAGATTCTTTTGATGCAAAAGGAGAAAACCTGGGATCACCGGCCACACCGGAAGAAGTAACTGCTTTTATTGCTAAGCTGGAGAAATCCTCAAAACTGAGTAAAGAAGAATCACAGATCATAGAAAAGGTATTTGTAAAGAAATAA
- a CDS encoding helix-turn-helix domain-containing protein: MIEIKKYSHQSGHPEPRRVIRYTLFWCHHGSAEILIDENIFILKPNQAVTITSGQFHQLKTVEGELTALEFTLDFFSKSDSDIELIFHNGLFCHFGMNEIITVHNPSFFSETLNTIEKEILEQPYQYLISTHSLVELLLVEINRSKIANGDEIWKPDALFLKFLESVRKNFKNNYQVSHFADLLGTTEAKLNEVSKLHTSKTAQNVIYSLIISEAKRLLLYEKLSVKEIAYQLGFNDPFYFSNFFKKHTSRSPKDYQKAVKEI, from the coding sequence ATGATTGAAATAAAAAAATATTCTCATCAGTCAGGGCATCCTGAGCCAAGACGCGTCATCAGATACACGCTATTTTGGTGTCATCATGGGAGCGCTGAAATTTTGATTGACGAAAATATTTTTATCCTGAAACCCAATCAGGCCGTAACAATTACTTCAGGACAGTTTCATCAGTTAAAAACAGTTGAAGGAGAACTTACTGCATTGGAATTTACTCTGGACTTCTTCTCTAAAAGTGATAGTGATATTGAACTTATTTTTCACAACGGGCTTTTTTGTCATTTTGGAATGAATGAGATAATCACCGTTCATAATCCTTCATTTTTCTCTGAAACACTGAATACCATTGAAAAAGAAATTCTGGAGCAGCCTTACCAATATCTGATTTCTACACATTCTCTGGTAGAATTGCTGTTGGTAGAAATCAACCGCAGTAAAATTGCCAACGGTGATGAAATCTGGAAACCGGATGCTTTATTCTTAAAATTCCTTGAAAGTGTCAGAAAGAATTTCAAAAACAATTATCAGGTCTCTCATTTTGCTGATCTCCTTGGAACTACTGAAGCCAAACTGAATGAAGTTTCAAAACTCCACACAAGCAAAACTGCTCAGAATGTTATCTACAGCCTTATTATTTCTGAAGCGAAAAGACTTTTACTGTATGAAAAACTATCGGTAAAGGAAATTGCTTATCAGCTGGGCTTCAATGATCCTTTCTACTTTTCAAATTTCTTTAAAAAGCATACTTCACGTTCTCCTAAAGATTATCAAAAGGCAGTAAAGGAAATCTAA
- a CDS encoding DoxX family membrane protein, which yields MKTQQDTAVFLLRIALAFGFLSAVASRLNLWGAQSSGWKKFVDYTAETNSFLPQSWASIIAVLSTAAELSIGILLLVGYLVKGTARCASILTLFFAVAMSISFGIKEPLDYSVFVFCAGAFLLSTFSRYQWSLDQFLQQ from the coding sequence ATGAAAACGCAACAGGACACCGCCGTTTTTTTATTGAGGATAGCTCTGGCATTCGGATTTTTATCAGCCGTAGCAAGCAGGCTGAATCTTTGGGGAGCGCAATCTTCAGGCTGGAAAAAGTTTGTGGACTATACCGCTGAAACAAATTCATTTTTACCGCAGTCATGGGCTTCCATAATAGCCGTATTGTCTACAGCTGCTGAATTATCAATCGGTATTCTGCTTCTTGTAGGTTATCTGGTAAAAGGAACTGCACGGTGCGCCTCTATTCTTACTTTATTTTTTGCGGTTGCGATGAGTATTTCTTTTGGCATTAAAGAGCCTTTAGATTATTCTGTTTTTGTATTCTGCGCCGGAGCATTTCTCCTGAGTACTTTCTCCCGTTATCAATGGAGTTTAGACCAATTTTTACAACAATAA
- a CDS encoding cupin domain-containing protein, protein MNTNIHDYIVKTEQKEWQPLIEKGIHYEGIFVKSLKFDPEKNRSTSILLKFEPGASYPYHNHPAGEELFIMEGDATIAGAQLEKGDYLYTPPNFKHSVKSEQGCTILFVIPEEVEIL, encoded by the coding sequence ATGAACACCAACATCCACGATTACATCGTAAAAACAGAACAAAAAGAATGGCAACCTTTAATTGAAAAAGGAATTCATTATGAAGGTATTTTTGTAAAATCTTTAAAATTCGATCCGGAGAAAAACCGTTCTACCAGCATTCTTTTAAAATTTGAACCGGGAGCCAGCTATCCTTATCACAATCATCCTGCCGGAGAGGAACTTTTTATTATGGAAGGTGATGCTACTATTGCAGGAGCCCAACTTGAAAAAGGAGATTATCTGTATACTCCACCCAATTTTAAACATTCAGTAAAGTCTGAACAAGGTTGTACGATTCTTTTTGTAATTCCTGAAGAAGTGGAGATTCTTTAA